One segment of Actinomyces sp. 432 DNA contains the following:
- a CDS encoding sugar phosphate isomerase/epimerase family protein, with translation MGLSTSSVYPGDVRDTFALAAQLGYDGVEVMVWGEKATQDANALTALAEQYAVPVLAVHAPTLLLTRAVFGADPWGKIDRSIELAESLGAPTVVLHPPFFWQTRYARTFVAGVAEREAAGGVHLCVENMFTWRPRDAHSTRDFQAYFPTWDPVGQGYRSVTLDISHAATSGSDALAMARALGPTLRHVHLTDGVPGFRDDHLLPGQGDQDCAGVLRHLVDTGFGSAGGQVVVEVNTRTMSAAQRREGLASALAFAREHLDGEGDTTAVHVPAPTRRRYRDNRA, from the coding sequence GTGGGCCTGTCCACATCCTCGGTCTACCCGGGCGACGTGCGGGACACCTTTGCCCTGGCGGCGCAGCTGGGTTACGACGGCGTCGAGGTGATGGTCTGGGGCGAGAAGGCGACCCAGGACGCGAATGCACTGACGGCCCTTGCCGAACAGTACGCTGTGCCGGTGCTGGCGGTGCACGCGCCCACGCTGCTACTGACTCGGGCGGTGTTCGGCGCCGACCCCTGGGGGAAGATCGACCGCTCGATCGAATTGGCTGAGTCGCTCGGCGCCCCCACGGTGGTCCTGCACCCGCCGTTCTTCTGGCAGACCCGCTACGCCCGCACCTTCGTAGCCGGCGTGGCGGAGCGTGAGGCGGCGGGCGGCGTACACCTGTGCGTGGAGAACATGTTCACCTGGAGGCCACGCGATGCCCACTCGACCCGAGACTTCCAGGCCTACTTCCCGACTTGGGATCCGGTCGGCCAGGGCTACCGCTCGGTGACGCTGGACATCTCCCATGCGGCGACCTCCGGCTCAGACGCCCTGGCCATGGCCCGCGCGCTGGGGCCGACGCTGCGGCACGTGCACCTGACCGATGGCGTGCCCGGATTCCGGGACGATCACCTCCTGCCGGGGCAGGGCGACCAGGACTGCGCGGGGGTTCTGCGCCACCTGGTTGACACCGGTTTCGGCTCCGCCGGCGGGCAGGTGGTGGTAGAGGTCAACACCCGTACCATGAGTGCCGCGCAGCGCCGCGAGGGGCTGGCCAGCGCACTCGCCTTCGCCCGCGAGCACCTGGATGGGGAAGGCGACACCACCGCAGTGCACGTGCCCGCTCCCACGCGGCGCCGCTACCGTGACAACCGTGCCTGA
- a CDS encoding Gfo/Idh/MocA family protein: protein MTARTSSPPPTPIRFGIIGAGFIARWFMEAVSAVPDAQAIAVTSAHPERAAAFAAEHGIPHAFRSLEDMLAATDADGGPLVDVVYVGSPNLLHPEHTLAALQSGRHVLVEKPFAPTPQQAQAMVQAARQADRLLMEGWLPAFEPGMATVREALPRLGPVRRALLVKEQYSSRMDAYRSGSLPPAFDPAMAGGSLMDLGVYPISLAIHLFGAPTRVTATGVLLDSGADALGTVVLSYSGAESAADTPRQDQPRDFEVVCLHSKTSPAGTGSAISGDHAVLALDDCQWPQQISLRGLAAGIGSTAGADRLKANADAAQDLSVRRSGPVLAYELEAFCRLVRSGARESELHPLANSVAAVEVLYEARRQVGVRFPGDPD, encoded by the coding sequence ATGACCGCCCGCACATCGTCTCCGCCACCCACGCCGATCCGCTTCGGCATCATCGGCGCCGGCTTCATCGCCCGCTGGTTCATGGAGGCCGTCAGTGCCGTGCCCGATGCCCAAGCGATCGCTGTGACCTCAGCGCACCCGGAGCGGGCGGCAGCCTTCGCCGCCGAGCACGGCATTCCCCATGCCTTCAGGTCCCTGGAGGACATGCTCGCCGCTACGGACGCCGACGGCGGACCGCTGGTCGACGTCGTCTACGTCGGCTCGCCCAACCTCCTGCATCCCGAGCACACGCTCGCGGCCCTCCAGTCCGGCCGGCACGTGCTGGTGGAGAAACCCTTTGCGCCCACGCCCCAGCAGGCGCAGGCAATGGTGCAGGCCGCTCGCCAGGCCGATCGGCTACTCATGGAGGGGTGGCTGCCCGCCTTCGAACCCGGCATGGCAACAGTGCGGGAGGCACTGCCCCGGCTGGGCCCGGTAAGGCGGGCCCTACTGGTCAAGGAGCAGTACTCCTCCCGCATGGACGCCTACCGTTCCGGCTCCCTGCCGCCTGCCTTCGACCCGGCTATGGCCGGCGGCTCGCTCATGGACCTGGGCGTCTACCCGATCAGCTTGGCGATCCACCTGTTTGGGGCGCCCACGCGGGTGACTGCTACCGGGGTGCTGCTGGACTCGGGTGCGGATGCTCTGGGCACGGTTGTGCTCAGCTACTCCGGAGCCGAGTCCGCTGCCGATACTCCCCGCCAAGATCAGCCCCGCGACTTTGAGGTGGTGTGCCTGCACTCCAAGACCTCCCCGGCGGGCACCGGATCCGCGATCTCCGGTGACCACGCGGTACTGGCCCTGGATGACTGCCAATGGCCGCAGCAAATCAGCCTCCGCGGACTCGCAGCCGGAATCGGCAGCACGGCCGGCGCAGACCGGCTCAAGGCGAATGCCGACGCCGCCCAGGACCTGTCGGTTCGACGCAGCGGGCCGGTTCTCGCCTACGAGCTGGAGGCCTTCTGCCGCCTGGTGCGCTCCGGGGCGCGAGAATCGGAACTGCACCCACTGGCCAACTCTGTTGCCGCCGTCGAGGTGCTCTACGAGGCCCGCCGGCAGGTGGGGGTGCGTTTCCCGGGCGACCCCGACTGA
- a CDS encoding PHP domain-containing protein codes for MRIDPHTHSAYSDGTESPAALMAQAARAGLDVVGLTDHDTTAGWEEAAAAVPETGVTLLRGAEISCSANGIALHLLAYLFDPDYAPLADALAHARHSRSNRTRLMVQRLAADYPITWEGVLAQAADATTIGRPHIADALVAAGAFPDRAAAFAGPLATSSPYYVPYWGLDPVDACRLVRAAGGVPVAAHPRAANRQRGLVPDETFARMAQAGLAAIEVDHRDHGPAQRDQARALAQALGLGMSGASDYHGAGKPNRLGENLMSPALLEQIVSEGALALIAP; via the coding sequence GTGCGTATTGACCCCCATACTCATTCCGCCTACTCCGACGGCACGGAGTCTCCCGCCGCACTCATGGCGCAAGCCGCCCGCGCCGGGCTGGACGTCGTCGGCCTGACAGACCATGACACGACCGCCGGCTGGGAGGAGGCGGCCGCCGCGGTGCCGGAGACGGGGGTGACGCTGTTGCGTGGTGCCGAGATCTCCTGCTCGGCCAACGGCATCGCGCTGCACCTGCTGGCCTACTTGTTCGACCCGGACTACGCACCGCTTGCCGACGCGCTGGCTCACGCGCGCCACTCGCGTTCTAACCGCACGCGCCTCATGGTCCAGCGCCTGGCGGCCGACTACCCCATCACCTGGGAGGGCGTGCTCGCCCAGGCAGCCGACGCCACTACCATTGGCCGTCCGCATATCGCCGACGCGCTCGTGGCCGCTGGGGCATTCCCCGACCGTGCGGCAGCCTTTGCCGGACCGCTGGCCACGTCCAGCCCCTACTACGTCCCCTACTGGGGCCTGGACCCGGTTGATGCCTGCCGACTGGTACGTGCCGCCGGGGGAGTACCGGTGGCCGCCCATCCGCGGGCCGCTAACCGGCAGCGGGGTCTGGTGCCGGACGAGACTTTCGCGCGCATGGCTCAGGCCGGCCTGGCTGCCATCGAGGTGGATCACCGCGATCACGGCCCGGCCCAGCGCGACCAGGCCCGCGCACTGGCACAGGCACTTGGGCTGGGAATGTCAGGCGCCTCGGACTATCACGGTGCCGGCAAGCCGAACCGGCTGGGGGAGAACCTCATGTCTCCGGCGCTGCTGGAGCAGATTGTCAGCGAGGGCGCGCTTGCGCTGATCGCGCCCTGA
- a CDS encoding sulfite exporter TauE/SafE family protein produces the protein MSPVIAYALLFLAGVAAGIVGYLVGMASLVSYPAMLALGVPPVVANASNTVSLIPAGIGSLITSWDRLRQIRYYPLLPQALIAVVGGLAGGALLLVAPPGVFEAVVPWLVLLATALVALSPRLRQGATEYRLPAPAFLALLAAITVYSGYFGAGAGVLFFALCTLGTPMNTHAAVVMKTPMLTLSNFSAAVLFIVHGEVNWGAALAVGAGSFAGGYAAPLIQRLIPERVIHAAVVVGGLVLTVWLLLGF, from the coding sequence ATGTCGCCCGTGATCGCCTACGCCCTACTATTCCTCGCCGGCGTGGCCGCCGGCATCGTCGGCTACTTGGTGGGGATGGCCTCGCTCGTGTCCTACCCGGCGATGCTGGCTCTGGGGGTGCCGCCGGTGGTGGCCAACGCCTCCAATACGGTCAGTCTCATCCCCGCAGGGATCGGTTCGCTCATCACTTCCTGGGATCGGCTGAGACAGATCCGCTACTACCCGCTGCTCCCGCAGGCGCTCATCGCCGTCGTCGGCGGTCTCGCGGGCGGGGCGCTGCTGCTCGTGGCCCCGCCTGGCGTATTCGAGGCCGTCGTGCCCTGGCTGGTGCTGCTCGCCACCGCCTTGGTAGCCCTCAGCCCCCGACTGCGGCAGGGCGCAACCGAATATCGTCTGCCGGCGCCCGCCTTCCTCGCCCTACTGGCGGCAATCACTGTGTACAGTGGCTACTTCGGCGCCGGTGCGGGGGTTCTGTTCTTCGCCTTGTGCACCCTGGGCACGCCCATGAACACACACGCCGCCGTCGTCATGAAGACCCCCATGCTGACGCTGTCGAACTTCTCGGCGGCGGTGCTGTTCATCGTGCACGGCGAAGTCAACTGGGGCGCGGCACTCGCCGTCGGCGCCGGCTCCTTCGCCGGAGGCTACGCGGCGCCCCTGATTCAGCGTCTCATTCCAGAGCGGGTGATTCACGCCGCCGTCGTGGTGGGCGGGCTGGTGCTGACCGTCTGGCTGCTGCTCGGGTTCTGA
- a CDS encoding MarC family protein: MLANVFDLTLFATAFTTILVIQDPLGAIPIFLSLTSRQTDAERTRSARQATLVSFAVILAFAIFGRYILRFLGITVPALQISGGLLLLLVALELLTDKADEHPDPDSVATNAALVPLGTPLLAGPGAIVATMVSVESASGPVLGWVSVTAAIVVTHLVIWAALRFSVVLHRLLGESAIQVLTRIFGLLLAAIAVQMMADGVIAYIGAVTGA, encoded by the coding sequence ATGCTCGCCAACGTCTTCGACCTCACGCTCTTCGCCACTGCCTTCACCACGATCCTGGTGATCCAGGACCCGCTCGGCGCCATCCCCATCTTCCTGTCGCTGACCAGTCGGCAGACCGACGCCGAGCGCACTCGTTCGGCCCGCCAGGCCACCCTGGTGTCCTTCGCGGTCATCCTCGCCTTCGCGATATTCGGCCGTTATATTCTGCGTTTCCTAGGTATCACTGTGCCCGCGTTGCAGATTTCCGGGGGCCTGCTGCTGCTACTGGTGGCGCTCGAGTTGCTTACTGACAAGGCTGATGAGCACCCCGACCCGGATTCGGTGGCCACCAACGCCGCCCTCGTGCCCCTGGGTACGCCTCTGCTGGCTGGGCCGGGTGCGATCGTCGCCACGATGGTGTCGGTGGAGTCGGCGTCCGGACCAGTGCTCGGCTGGGTGAGTGTGACTGCAGCGATCGTGGTGACGCACCTGGTCATCTGGGCGGCGCTGCGGTTCTCCGTGGTTCTGCACCGGCTGCTGGGAGAGTCGGCGATTCAGGTGCTCACCCGCATTTTCGGGTTGCTGCTGGCTGCCATTGCGGTGCAGATGATGGCGGACGGCGTTATCGCCTATATCGGTGCGGTTACCGGCGCCTGA
- a CDS encoding magnesium transporter MgtE N-terminal domain-containing protein, giving the protein MENNKTRTTLRVFVARLVGTTVFDPIGDAVGKVHDVVVLIRLRGQPRAVGLVIEVAGRRRVFLPLSRVTAIEPGAVITTGLVNIRRFEQRRVETLVVGELLDRVVTMRDGSGQVTIRDVAIERDRGMDWKVTRLFVQRGSSGPLGLRRGETFTVRPDEVTGLAGSADQQGATALLATMEGLKPADLADVLSDLPLTRQLEVAAELSDERLADATEELSDDEAVALLSGLDASRAADVLDAMQPDDAADLVSALPAPMANQLLDLMEPEEAEDVRRLMTYDEYTAGGLMTTEPIILPPEATVATFLAQARKAEVPPALAAIAFVCRPPLESPTGRFLGMVHLQRALRERPQQLLGSILDRDLDDVHATDSIGTVTRLLATYNLTAVPVLDDAGRLLGAVSVDDVLDHLMPDDWREADDAVTDEMIERSANG; this is encoded by the coding sequence GTGGAGAACAACAAGACGCGCACCACCCTCAGAGTCTTCGTCGCCCGGCTCGTGGGCACAACCGTCTTTGATCCCATCGGCGACGCCGTCGGCAAGGTCCACGACGTAGTAGTGCTCATCCGGCTGCGCGGGCAGCCGCGCGCCGTCGGCCTAGTGATCGAGGTGGCGGGGCGGCGCCGCGTATTCCTGCCACTGTCACGGGTGACCGCGATTGAGCCTGGCGCCGTGATCACCACCGGCCTGGTGAATATCCGCCGCTTCGAGCAGCGGCGGGTGGAGACCCTCGTCGTCGGCGAGCTGCTGGACCGGGTCGTCACGATGCGGGACGGCTCGGGCCAGGTCACCATCCGTGACGTCGCCATCGAGCGGGACCGGGGCATGGACTGGAAGGTGACTCGCCTATTCGTGCAGCGCGGCTCCTCCGGCCCGCTGGGGCTGCGGCGGGGCGAGACCTTCACCGTGCGCCCCGACGAGGTCACCGGCCTGGCCGGCTCCGCCGATCAGCAGGGGGCGACCGCGCTACTGGCCACCATGGAGGGGCTCAAGCCCGCGGACCTGGCCGACGTGCTGTCCGACTTACCGTTGACCCGGCAGCTGGAGGTCGCCGCTGAGCTGTCCGACGAACGCCTGGCGGACGCCACCGAGGAGTTGTCCGATGACGAGGCCGTCGCCCTCCTCTCCGGGCTCGACGCCTCCCGCGCCGCCGACGTCCTGGACGCGATGCAGCCCGACGACGCTGCCGACCTGGTCTCGGCCCTACCCGCCCCCATGGCCAACCAGCTGCTAGACCTGATGGAGCCGGAGGAGGCCGAGGATGTGCGCCGCCTGATGACCTACGACGAGTACACGGCCGGCGGCCTGATGACCACCGAGCCGATCATCCTGCCGCCTGAGGCCACCGTCGCCACCTTCCTGGCGCAGGCGCGTAAGGCGGAGGTGCCTCCGGCGCTGGCCGCCATCGCCTTCGTGTGCCGCCCTCCGCTGGAGTCTCCCACCGGTCGTTTCCTGGGCATGGTGCACCTGCAGCGCGCCCTGCGGGAGCGTCCCCAGCAGCTGCTGGGATCCATCCTGGACAGGGACCTTGATGACGTTCACGCCACAGACTCGATCGGAACCGTCACCCGCCTGCTGGCCACATACAATCTCACGGCCGTGCCCGTGCTCGACGACGCCGGGCGCCTGCTCGGCGCCGTATCCGTCGACGACGTCCTGGACCACCTGATGCCCGATGACTGGCGTGAGGCGGACGACGCCGTCACCGACGAGATGATTGAGAGGAGTGCCAATGGCTGA
- a CDS encoding DEAD/DEAH box helicase, producing MISTAQAHAPVLDDAKPDITDATAEADLTARTFADFGVEEEICQALADRGITHPFPIQALTLPIALRSQDIIGQAKTGTGKTLGFGIPLLMDTLGPGEEGWDEDPASGSPQALVVLPTRELAKQVAEELAGAAAKRTVRIVQVYGGRAYEPQIEAIERGAEIVVGTPGRIIDLMDRRVLDLTHVTTVVLDEADEMLDLGFLPDVEKILSRTRSDRHTMLFSATMPGAVVALARRYMTKPTHIRAQDPGDDSMTVKTVQQVVYRTHALNKVEVLSRILQATGRGRTIIFARTKRTAARVAEDLAARGFATAALHGDLGQGAREQALRAFRKGKVDVLVATDVAARGIDVDDVTHVINYQCPEDEKIYVHRIGRTGRAGGSGTAITFVDWDDVSRWRMISSALGLPIDEPVETYHTSDHLYTDLNIPRDVTGKLPRSKRVLEGLEAEQIEDLGETGRRGRSRGERNTGRGRARGRRTGSGRASGARAGGSGRSADTKADKPRRKRNRRRTHGGRADS from the coding sequence ATCATCTCCACCGCGCAGGCCCACGCCCCGGTCCTGGATGACGCCAAGCCGGACATCACCGACGCCACCGCCGAGGCTGACCTGACCGCCCGCACTTTTGCCGACTTCGGCGTCGAGGAGGAGATCTGCCAGGCGCTGGCTGACAGGGGAATCACACACCCCTTCCCAATTCAGGCGCTGACTCTGCCGATTGCGCTGCGCAGCCAGGACATCATCGGTCAGGCCAAGACCGGCACCGGCAAGACCCTGGGATTCGGCATCCCCCTGCTCATGGACACCCTTGGGCCCGGCGAGGAGGGCTGGGATGAGGATCCCGCCTCCGGCTCCCCGCAGGCGCTGGTGGTCCTGCCCACACGCGAGCTCGCCAAGCAGGTCGCCGAGGAGCTGGCCGGCGCCGCCGCCAAGCGCACCGTTCGTATCGTCCAGGTGTACGGCGGGCGCGCATACGAGCCGCAGATCGAGGCGATCGAGCGCGGCGCAGAGATCGTCGTCGGCACGCCCGGCCGCATCATCGACCTGATGGATCGTCGGGTCCTGGACCTGACCCACGTGACCACCGTGGTGCTGGATGAGGCGGACGAGATGCTGGACCTGGGCTTCCTCCCGGACGTGGAGAAGATCCTGTCCCGCACCCGCTCGGACCGCCACACCATGCTTTTCAGCGCCACTATGCCGGGCGCCGTGGTGGCCCTGGCCCGCCGCTACATGACCAAGCCGACTCACATTCGCGCCCAGGACCCGGGCGACGACTCCATGACGGTCAAGACCGTCCAGCAGGTCGTCTACCGCACCCATGCACTGAACAAGGTCGAGGTGCTCTCCCGCATCCTCCAGGCCACCGGCCGCGGCCGCACCATCATCTTCGCCCGGACCAAGCGCACGGCCGCACGGGTGGCCGAGGACCTGGCGGCACGCGGCTTCGCCACCGCCGCCCTGCACGGCGACCTGGGCCAGGGCGCCCGCGAGCAGGCCCTGCGTGCCTTCCGCAAGGGGAAGGTGGACGTGCTGGTGGCCACCGACGTGGCCGCCCGCGGCATCGACGTCGACGACGTCACCCACGTCATCAACTACCAGTGCCCGGAAGACGAGAAGATCTACGTCCACCGGATCGGCCGCACCGGCCGGGCCGGCGGCTCCGGCACCGCGATCACCTTCGTGGACTGGGACGACGTCTCCCGCTGGCGGATGATCTCCAGTGCCCTGGGCCTGCCGATCGACGAGCCGGTGGAGACGTACCACACCTCCGACCATCTTTATACGGACCTGAACATCCCCCGCGACGTCACCGGCAAGCTCCCCCGCAGCAAGCGGGTACTGGAGGGGCTGGAGGCCGAGCAGATTGAGGACCTCGGCGAGACCGGCCGGCGTGGCCGTTCCCGCGGCGAGCGCAACACGGGCCGGGGCCGGGCGCGAGGCCGCCGCACCGGCTCGGGACGGGCATCCGGCGCCCGGGCAGGCGGCTCGGGGAGATCCGCAGACACCAAGGCAGACAAGCCGCGCCGCAAGCGCAATCGTCGGCGCACCCATGGCGGTCGAGCCGACTCCTGA
- a CDS encoding general stress protein, whose amino-acid sequence MSQTEFPTQAASFGMARGSIPRGDEVASFATYAEAQHAVDSLSDAGFPVQHLAIIGTDLRQVERITGRMSWGRAVANGAMSGLWIGMFFGAMMLLLGPSEGTGTVLIAAVIMGVIWGMIFQVVSYAVTRGKRDFTSISQVVASRYSIIASQLAAEAARALADIPGNLTRGGEAARRAEERRAARQQARGQGPTTFGSRPDEQPRFGVRLPEGADPQAYSQDQSRPAAPPESSPESSPASHGPDARRTPTTAQGPESQTGGPATRHNEDDDDPYRRLPGNR is encoded by the coding sequence ATGAGCCAGACTGAGTTCCCCACGCAGGCCGCATCCTTCGGCATGGCGCGGGGAAGTATCCCGCGCGGCGACGAGGTCGCCTCCTTCGCGACCTACGCGGAGGCACAGCATGCGGTCGACTCACTGTCCGACGCCGGCTTCCCGGTGCAGCACTTGGCGATCATCGGCACGGACCTGCGTCAGGTTGAACGCATCACGGGGCGCATGAGCTGGGGGCGCGCGGTGGCCAACGGTGCGATGTCGGGGCTGTGGATCGGTATGTTCTTCGGCGCCATGATGCTGCTGCTCGGCCCCAGCGAGGGCACTGGCACGGTGCTGATCGCGGCGGTCATCATGGGCGTGATCTGGGGGATGATCTTCCAGGTCGTCTCCTACGCGGTGACCCGCGGTAAGCGAGACTTCACCTCCATCAGCCAGGTGGTGGCCTCCCGCTACTCGATCATTGCCTCGCAGCTGGCGGCAGAGGCCGCTAGGGCTCTGGCGGATATCCCCGGCAACCTCACCCGTGGCGGTGAGGCGGCCCGGCGGGCCGAGGAGCGGCGCGCCGCCCGGCAGCAGGCCCGCGGCCAGGGGCCGACTACCTTCGGCTCCCGCCCAGATGAGCAGCCCCGCTTCGGTGTACGCCTGCCCGAGGGCGCGGATCCGCAGGCATACTCGCAGGATCAGTCGCGCCCCGCCGCGCCCCCGGAGTCGAGTCCGGAGTCGAGTCCCGCGTCCCACGGGCCTGATGCGCGCCGGACGCCGACGACGGCTCAGGGACCCGAATCGCAGACAGGCGGTCCCGCCACGCGTCACAATGAAGACGATGATGACCCCTATCGCCGTCTGCCCGGGAACCGATAG
- a CDS encoding ferritin-like fold-containing protein — MSSAAPAGLDEAASPARHTRAVVGLAAFTRTIACTRYAKDADKAPDMASRVELLRMSAEAVASFDRMWEAVSGAGIDLLAAAAPFTGVLGDFDERLRPLDWYERLTKTYLTFGLMRDFVVALVRTLDAPLRDVLMEEIGADRLADFAPAQLVPVIGADTQLAARLGLWGRRVVGEEIGTMKRLLASAPDLAVSGADAEVLHEALSQGATSRMRGLGLRV; from the coding sequence ATGAGCTCAGCTGCCCCCGCCGGCCTGGACGAGGCCGCATCGCCAGCAAGGCACACTCGGGCCGTGGTAGGCCTGGCCGCCTTCACACGGACGATCGCCTGCACCCGCTACGCCAAAGATGCTGACAAGGCTCCTGACATGGCCTCGCGCGTTGAATTGCTGCGCATGAGTGCGGAGGCAGTAGCTTCCTTCGATCGCATGTGGGAGGCGGTGTCCGGCGCGGGCATTGATCTGCTGGCGGCGGCGGCGCCCTTCACCGGCGTGCTGGGAGACTTTGACGAACGCCTGCGCCCCTTGGACTGGTACGAGCGACTGACCAAGACCTACCTGACCTTTGGCCTGATGCGGGACTTCGTGGTTGCGCTCGTGCGGACGCTGGATGCGCCGTTGCGCGATGTGCTGATGGAAGAGATCGGCGCCGACCGGCTTGCCGACTTCGCCCCTGCTCAACTGGTGCCGGTGATCGGCGCGGACACCCAGTTGGCGGCTCGTCTGGGATTGTGGGGAAGGCGCGTGGTCGGGGAAGAGATTGGCACCATGAAACGACTGCTGGCCTCAGCTCCGGACCTGGCGGTGTCTGGGGCTGATGCGGAGGTGCTGCATGAGGCCCTCTCCCAGGGTGCGACCAGCCGCATGCGTGGACTGGGACTGCGGGTATAG
- a CDS encoding DUF1003 domain-containing protein yields the protein MADQLDQPITRRRSRLLRWLGPRRPARSDGFGRFAEATARFMGSPKFVAYMTIFVVAWIAANVLLAKISEDAPWDPYPFILLNLAFSTQASYSAPLILLAQNRQDDRDRVIAEQDRQRAERNLEDTEYLTREIASLRLAMNDVATRDFVRSELRSVLEELLQEERRTREELHEDLVDDGGVGPRSGTDAAGS from the coding sequence ATGGCTGACCAGCTCGACCAGCCGATCACCCGCCGCCGTTCACGACTGCTGCGGTGGCTCGGCCCCCGACGTCCGGCACGCTCAGATGGGTTCGGCCGCTTCGCCGAGGCCACCGCCCGCTTCATGGGCTCGCCCAAGTTCGTGGCGTATATGACGATCTTCGTGGTCGCCTGGATCGCGGCGAATGTCTTGCTCGCGAAGATCAGCGAGGACGCTCCCTGGGACCCCTACCCCTTCATCCTGCTCAACCTGGCGTTCTCCACCCAGGCCTCCTACTCCGCACCGCTGATTCTGCTGGCGCAGAACCGGCAGGACGACCGCGACCGCGTTATCGCCGAGCAGGATCGGCAGCGTGCCGAGCGCAACCTTGAGGACACCGAGTACCTCACGCGTGAGATCGCCTCCCTGCGCCTGGCGATGAACGACGTCGCCACCCGCGACTTCGTGCGCTCCGAGCTGCGCAGCGTATTGGAGGAGCTGCTGCAGGAGGAGCGCCGGACGCGCGAGGAGCTCCACGAGGACCTGGTTGACGACGGCGGCGTAGGTCCCCGGAGCGGCACGGACGCTGCGGGGAGCTGA